One genomic region from Ptychodera flava strain L36383 chromosome 5, AS_Pfla_20210202, whole genome shotgun sequence encodes:
- the LOC139133138 gene encoding uncharacterized protein → MDAVGAHGGEDAKDRLENRLEGLADESGNLSDTDDVNNGDGEHDQSDHELQSCYCHHRKSESPHSESNVGSCIHPNTHTSFPSASRWCTEHMDRFRFEVFTFDADWSSYVSDEEVICHWLINNSTAVDTSAINKFPAYPATPEVDAAIVLNSISKSQYRRILSRYIETNLQEDGFIRALTEFSAKYDMKSDLVQSLVKATMMDGLDDTPAAHRQLYRSALLRWVSSFKAYRKAALTESHLAQVLAELINIAAYDAQCTLLVQFRECTSRKLLLCGQYIEVLSDVEVQSPDGQVVLQVIVCSENKGNQGDTAMTKLLPKISCEALAAAEVSPFCNDFYKTVYQVAVLSVFTDSESDEAQLYAFLVKCYVSTETLEDMSMCPMGDCHKSSYIMHSKYACGNFQDCKFVAFVYKAVKAAILAFQGVEGTRSDLNKK, encoded by the exons ATGGACGCTGTTGGCGCACATGGTGGCGAAGATGCAAAAGATCGCCTTGAAAATAGATTGGAAGGTCTTGCAGACGAATCGGGAAATCTGAGTGACACCGACGACGTCAATAATGGCGACGGAGAACATGACCAAAGCGACCACGAACTGCAGTCATGTTATTGCCACCACCGAAAATCTGAAAGTCCGCACTCGGAGTCAAACGTGGGATCGTGCATCCATCCAAATACACACACGTCTTTCCCCTCTGCATCAAGATGGTGCACCGAACACATGGATAGATTTCGCTTTGAGGTATTCACATTCGACGCCGACTGGTCATCATATGTGTCAGACGAAGAGGTCATCTGTCATTGGTTGATAAACAACTCCACTGCTGTTGATACCAGTGCCATCAATAAGTTTCCAGCGTATCCAGCCACACCTGAAGTGGACGCAGCCATCGTCCTGAACAGCATTTCAAAATCGCAGTATCGTAGAATATTATCACGTTACA TTGAAACAAATTTACAAGAAGATGGCTTTATTCGAGCATTGACAGAATTTTCTGCAAAATATGACATGAAGAGTGACCTCGTTCAGAGTCTGGTGAAGGCCACCATGATGGAT GGCTTGGATGACACACCGGCAGCCCACAGGCAGTTGTACAGGTCAGCCTTACTGAGGTGGGTGTCAAGCTTCAAAGCATACAGGAAAGCTGCTTTAACGGAATCACACTTGGCCCAGGTGCTGGCTGAGCTAATCAACATTGCAGCTTATGACGCTCAATGCACACTGTTAGTCCA ATTTAGAGAGTGTACTTCTCGCAAATTATTATTGTGTGGCCAGTATATTGAAGTGCTCAGCGACGTTGAAGTTCAGTCTCCTGATGGACAAGTTGTGTTGCAAGTCATCGTATGTTCTGAA AATAAAGGTAACCAGGGAGACACAGCGATGACCAAACTTCTGCCCAAGATATCATGTGAGGCACTGGCCGCGGCTGAAGTTTCTCCGTTTTGCAATGATTTCTACAAGACCGTGTACCAGGTGGCTGTCCTCAGCGTGTTTACTGACTCAGAATCTGATGAGGCTCAGTTGTATGCCTTCCTTGTCAAATGTTACGTCTCAACTGAAACACTCGAAGATATGTCTATGTGCCCGATGGGAGACTGTCACAAATCGTCCTATATAATGCACAGCAAATATGCCTGTGGAAACTTCCAAGACTGTAAATTtgttgcatttgtgtacaaggcTGTGAAAGCAGCAATTTTGGCTTTTCAAGGAGTTGAAGGTACCAGGAGTGATTTGAACAAAAAGTAA